The genomic segment TCATTAGGGCGGGTGATAAAGCCGGAATATATTATGGGGTTCAGAGTTTTATAAAGCTTCTACCTCTGTCGGCAGAGGGTAATCTTGTATCAGTTCCTGCGGTCAGAATTTTTGATGAACCTCGCTACCCGTGGCGGGGTATGCATTATGATGTTGCCCGGAATTTCCACGGCAAACAGACAATTCTATCGCTCGTGGAGCAGATGGGTCGTTATAAACTCAACAAGCTGCATTTGCATCTGACCGATGACGAGGGCTGGCGATTAGAAATTCCTGATCTTCCAGAGCTTACCGATGTCGGTGCAAACCGTTGTTTTGATCTATCGGAAACCAATTGCTTGCTGACGCAGTTGGGCAGTGGCCCTAAACCGGCACAGCAGAAGCAGTATCTATCGCGTCAGGATTATATCGATATTGTCCGCTACGCTAGTGACCGGAATATCGAAGTCATCCCAGAGATTGACATGCCCGGGCATGCGCGAGCGGCGATCGTGTCCATGAAAGCGCGCTATCGCAAACTACTCGAAACTTCGAGTGAAGAAGAGGCCAAGCGTTATCTTCTCTCTGACCCCCAGGACAAGTCGCAATACTTGACGGTTCAAAGCTACACTGACAATTCGATTAATGTCTGTATGGAGTCGACTTATCACTTTGTAGAAAAAGTGATGTATGAAATCCAGCGTATGCATCGTGACGCCGGCGAGCCTCTGCGCACCTTTCATATGGGAGGGGATGAAGTCGGACGTGGGTCTTGGGAAGGATCTCCAATTTGTCAGGCGCTTTTTACGGATTCCGACTCAGGTATTCTGGGCGCTGATGACCTTAAGCCTTATTTCGTTAAGCGGGTTGCCAAGCTCGCCAGTGATCGTGGAATGGCCATCGCGGGTTGGGAAGATGGTTTAATGTACGACAAGAACACACCATTTTTGCGCAAGAACCTGGAAAATCACAGTGTGATTGCCAACGCGTGGGACAATATCTGGGAGTTGGGCGTTTCTGATCGAGCTTATCTGTTAGCCAATGCCGGGTACGAGGTGGTCTTGTCATCGGCAACTCATCTGTACTTCGATCACCCCTATGAAAGCAGTCCGGATGAGCTTGGCTATAACTGGGCGACTCGTTACACCGATGTAGAAAAAGTATTTTCGTTCCGCCCGGATGATCTCTACGCCAATGCCAGCAGAACGTTCAGTGGAGCAAAAATCGATAACCTGGAAAAGCTGACCAACAAGCTGCATGTTGGTTTGGAGCGGCCAGAGAACATTCTTGGAATTCAAGGGCAGTTGTGGACTGAGACGCTGCGCACGCCAAACAGCGTGGAGACCATGATTTTTCCGCGACTTATTGCACTCGCCGAGCGAGCTTGGCGTAAAGCCGAGTGGGAAAAAAGCGCCGCCGAAGGTGAAGCC from the Gilvimarinus sp. DA14 genome contains:
- a CDS encoding family 20 glycosylhydrolase, with the translated sequence MKKILMMVLGWCILHSAYAFDHQAFAEKAQVTFGVSSNFLPEGKFKAYLDINNTSSESLPPGDTQWRIYLHFVRRVTAIDSNEFTLERVQGDLYRLTPTEDFEGIFSGESKRITFEALGYISSYSYFMPNAFIVDGEGKSYIFASTAKEDPKEFSAALSRPEQYLRFDQPNPDLYPVATPQSRFEENLDVSIPEKTVGIIPSPKEIHLSKGRAKITSDWSLYQSGGLNFSASYLKRELSNLGVTLADTKKSKPEHSIALLIDKSFTQPEHYELNIKSNQVIIRAGDKAGIYYGVQSFIKLLPLSAEGNLVSVPAVRIFDEPRYPWRGMHYDVARNFHGKQTILSLVEQMGRYKLNKLHLHLTDDEGWRLEIPDLPELTDVGANRCFDLSETNCLLTQLGSGPKPAQQKQYLSRQDYIDIVRYASDRNIEVIPEIDMPGHARAAIVSMKARYRKLLETSSEEEAKRYLLSDPQDKSQYLTVQSYTDNSINVCMESTYHFVEKVMYEIQRMHRDAGEPLRTFHMGGDEVGRGSWEGSPICQALFTDSDSGILGADDLKPYFVKRVAKLASDRGMAIAGWEDGLMYDKNTPFLRKNLENHSVIANAWDNIWELGVSDRAYLLANAGYEVVLSSATHLYFDHPYESSPDELGYNWATRYTDVEKVFSFRPDDLYANASRTFSGAKIDNLEKLTNKLHVGLERPENILGIQGQLWTETLRTPNSVETMIFPRLIALAERAWRKAEWEKSAAEGEAYQEDWTRFLSILVNYELPKLDQSGVQFYVPPPGLKVKGESVQLNSALPNVNYDFSVNSGNTWKPVSENRTALKPDALYRSRIGGQVSRAVTLSQ